Genomic segment of Panicum virgatum strain AP13 chromosome 2K, P.virgatum_v5, whole genome shotgun sequence:
GTCGAGCGTCCCGCCGGCGGGTGGCCCCGCGCCGGTGGTGGCATTCGCTCCGTCCGTGCCGGTTGCAGACACGCCGTCGCCTTCTCCGGCGACCACCGCCGCGAGCATCGTCAGGAGGAGTAGAgccaggaggagcaggagcctTTGACTGCCCATCTCGTGCATGGAGTAGGGTAGAGTGGGAGGGACGAGTGGACAGTCTCTGTACTCTACCTGTGCTTGAGAGGAGCTTCCTGTGTTTCTGAATCTTCTGCTGTCCTAATGTAACAGAACAATGGGACGTGCATGCAAGAGTCAAAGCTGAGTTAAAAGTTGAAAAGGCCTTTTGTGGCCTAACAAGGTAGGGGCTGCTGGCTCGCAATCATTCGCAAAGTGAACCTTTTCTACCATGGGAATCTAAAATCAACAATGCACGCAAAAACTCTGAATCATTTGCAACAGGAACAGCAGCAATTCAAAAGGGAAACATGCTGTAGCTGAAAGTTCCCCCGGCTCTATCATCGTGTAGCTTATGCCAATCTTCAGAAACCGAAGAACTACTTAATCAGCAAGAACTGAGCCACCTCTGATGTCGTTTCAAATTGGTCGTCGTGCCGGGTTCCTTTCTCTCGAGATGCTTTTAGGTGGGGAGGTTAGTTAGCGAGAATCGGAGGTTAGCGGAAGATGGCGGTGTGGTTATGATTAAGTAAATGGGAGCAGGTGAAAAATGGCCCGGGAAACAGGGGACACAGCTTTCCACGGGGAGAAAGGAAGGCCTCGATGATCCAAAGCCTATGCGCGCTGCCGCTGCGTGCAGCGCCGGGGGGCCTCTTTTTCTCTCCTCTGGCCGGACCGGAGAAAGCGCGGCGTGCGAGCACCTGCGCCGTCGCGTCGCGCCTGCCGCCCTGCGCCCTCTTGGCATCGGTGCGTGGCCGTGCCTCGGCTGCCTCTCCCCTGGCTCCGTGGCTCAGCTTTACAATGGCATGGGACAGCGCCGGGGCTTTTGCTGCTGCGGTTCTCCAACTGCTCCGAGCCTCCATTGTCGGAGCGGAGCGGAGAGGAGACATCAGACATGGGGACGGGAATCTGGATTGTCGAGTCCTGTGAGGCTGTGACAGTGCTCTGCTGAATATGATGCTCCATGAGGATCAGTAACTCACTTGTTGTGTGTGTGGTTTTAAATAATAAAGAGGGTGCTTTATGAGGCTTATAGAAGTCTTACATTCCTGCTCGACCAGCTGTTGAACACAAACATACCTTGCAATTCTGCACTGAGGCGCATACCATGCTATCCATGAGGATCAGTTTCACTGCAGCATGGGTTAAAAAGTTGTGCTGACAACAGTAATGTTTAATCTGAAGTTAAGATCGACCGTGGCCAATTAAAGAGCGTTACTGCGTGAGTGCGAGGAAAACCAAgacaaaagaaataaataaatggCCAATCTGAAGTTACGGGCCCGTTTAATCTGAAGTTAAGATCGACCGTAGCCAATCTGAAGTTTAAACGCACTCACGATTTTGTTTAAACGGGCTTGGTTAGCATCTTGAGTGCGAGGAAATCTGAAGTTTAATCTTGAGTGGTTAGCATCTTGAGTGGTGGAAGTCTAAGCCCGTTTAAACAAAAATGGGCCAAAATTTGGACGGGCTCCTAGCCTATATCCGCAGCCCAAAAGAAACCCCACCACCCCTTAAAAAAAAACCCACCAGCCGCGCATCCGTGCGGAGCGCGTGCTCACCTGACCTGCTGGGCTGTTGAGCTTCCCAGAGGCCAGAGCCGTAGCCGAACCAAACAAAACCCCGCCTGCAAGTCTCTCCCCACACACCACAACACACTCTTGTCCTGCGATCGTCTCTCTAGTCCCCTTCTCCATCTCTCCATCTCATCCCCCTTCCACGCCACAGACAGATCTCCCCCTTCCCGCAGCCATGGCGGAGGACGCCCCCAACGCCGCGGAGGGatccgccgacgccgacgccgccccgccggcccCCGGCGCGAAGGCCGCGGAGGCGCTGCTCCCGTCGCTCAGCATCTGGCCGCCGTCGCAGCGCACGCGCGACGCCGTCGTGCGCCGCCTCGTGCAGACTCTCGCGGCGCCCAGCGTCCTCTCCCAGCGCTACGGCGCCGTCCCGGAGCCCGAggccgagcgcgccgccgccgccgtcgaggccgaggccttcgccgccgcctccgagtccgccgccggcgcgtccccGGCCTCCGTAGAGGAGGGGATAGAGGTCCTCCAGGCGTACTCCAAGGAGgtcagccgccgcctcctcgagctcgccaagtcccggtccgccgccgcggcggcgcccgccgccgaggccaGCGCGCAGGAGTCGGAGGAATCGTCGGCGACTGCTGCGGCGCCCGCGGAGTCTGCCGCTTCCGAGGAGTAAGGCGCTGGCCCCGCGCTTTGACCCACCGAAGTTTGCTGTTATTTTGGCATTTCGATGGAAATTATCCGTGGTTTCCTCTGGCTAGTAGTATCCATTGTCTATTAGAGATGCGCGTGAGAGGAGGAACTGGTGTTTATTTCATGGACCTG
This window contains:
- the LOC120696217 gene encoding uncharacterized protein LOC120696217; protein product: MHEMGSQRLLLLLALLLLTMLAAVVAGEGDGVSATGTDGANATTGAGPPAGGTLDVRARKWWRFPATEGLVTGSERRVPNSSDPLHNR
- the LOC120693465 gene encoding MFP1 attachment factor 1-like yields the protein MAEDAPNAAEGSADADAAPPAPGAKAAEALLPSLSIWPPSQRTRDAVVRRLVQTLAAPSVLSQRYGAVPEPEAERAAAAVEAEAFAAASESAAGASPASVEEGIEVLQAYSKEVSRRLLELAKSRSAAAAAPAAEASAQESEESSATAAAPAESAASEE